One window from the genome of Malacoplasma penetrans HF-2 encodes:
- a CDS encoding DNA-3-methyladenine glycosylase I: protein MENKKRCSWCKTKLYTEYHDMHWGKENHNELELFKLLCLESQSSGLGFSVILSKQSEYQKAFNFSDINSIAKLNEDDVENIINNFNVIKNKKKIQAIINNAKAYFKLVEVHKNLNDYLWSKVNYKITKNPEGTTENFLSKQIYKEFKKFGFSFLGSVTIFSYLQAIGIYNDHQKECFMYKEVLK from the coding sequence ATGGAAAATAAAAAAAGATGCAGTTGATGCAAAACCAAATTATATACTGAATACCATGATATGCATTGAGGTAAAGAAAACCACAATGAGTTGGAATTATTTAAATTATTATGTTTAGAATCTCAAAGTTCAGGATTAGGTTTTAGTGTAATTTTAAGTAAACAAAGTGAGTATCAAAAAGCTTTCAATTTTTCTGATATTAATTCAATTGCTAAATTAAATGAAGATGATGTTGAAAACATTATTAATAATTTTAATGTAATTAAAAATAAAAAGAAAATTCAAGCAATTATAAACAATGCAAAAGCTTATTTTAAATTAGTAGAAGTTCATAAGAATCTTAATGATTATTTATGATCTAAAGTTAATTATAAAATTACAAAAAACCCTGAAGGAACAACTGAAAACTTTTTATCTAAACAAATATACAAAGAATTTAAAAAATTTGGTTTTTCATTTTTAGGATCAGTCACAATCTTTTCTTATTTACAAGCAATTGGAATTTATAATGATCATCAAAAAGAATGTTTTATGTATAAAGAAGTTCTTAAGTAA